One window of the Syngnathus typhle isolate RoL2023-S1 ecotype Sweden linkage group LG21, RoL_Styp_1.0, whole genome shotgun sequence genome contains the following:
- the rps16 gene encoding 40S ribosomal protein S16: protein MPAKGPLQSVQVFGRKKTATAVAHCKRGNGLIKVNGRPLEMVEPATLQYKLLEPVLLLGKERFAGVDIRVRVKGGGHVSQVYAIRQAISKSLVAYYQKYVDEASKKEIKDILIQYDRTLLVADPRRCESKKFGGPGARARYQKSYR from the exons ATGCCGGCTAAAGGTCCCCTGCAATCTGTCCAGGTTTTCGGGCGTAAA AAAACCGCCACTGCAGTCGCCCACTGCAAGAGAGGCAATGGCCTGATTAAAGTGAACGGCAGACCCCTGGAGATGGTGGAGCCCGCCACCCTCCAGTACAAG CTTCTGGAGCCCGTGCTTCTGCTGGGCAAGGAGCGTTTTGCTGGAGTGGACATCAGAGTCCGGGTCAAGGGAGGCGGACATGTATCGCAGGTTTATG CCATCCGTCAGGCCATCTCCAAATCCCTGGTGGCATACTATCAGAAAT ATGTGGATGAGGCCTCCAAGAAGGAGATCAAGGACATCCTGATCCAGTACGACAGGACCCTGTTGGTTGCCGACCCGCGTCGCTGCGAGTCCAAGAAGTTCGGTGGACCCGGAGCCCGCGCCCGCTACCAGAAGTCCTACCGTTAA